The DNA window CCCGAGCATGTACCACCAGTTCAAGCAGCTGGCGGACATCGATATCACGGCCGAGCCGATGGAAGTCGGTCCGACCACGCACTATGTGATGGGCGGCGTGCGCGTGGACGGAGACAGTCAGATGTCGACATTGCCGGGATTGTTCGCTGCCGGCGAGGCAGCGGCGGGCCTCCATGGCGCTAACCGGCTCGGCGGAAATTCGCTGTCAGATCTTCTCGTGTTTGGCATGCGTGCAGGTGAGTACGCCGCGAAGTATGCGGCGGAAACCTCGCCGGCAAGGATTCCACCCGACGAAGTCGACGCTGCGGCAAAGGTTGCGCTCGAGCCTTTCGGACGCGCGACGAATGGGAGCTCGGCCGAAGGCCCGTACCAGGTTCAGGACACGCTTCAGGATATGATGCAGGACCTCGTGGGAATCGTTCGGCGGCAGGAAGAGATGCAGCGCGCTCTGGATGGAATAGCTGCTCTCAGATTGCGTGCGGCGGCGGTTTCCGTCACCGGTAATCGTGAATACAACCCGGGCTGGCACACCGCTCTCGATCTCGAGAATCTGCTGATCGTCTCGGAGGCCGTAACGCGCTCGGCGCTCGAGAGGCAGGAGAGCCGAGGGGCGCAGTTCCGCGAGGATTATCCGGACAAGGATCCGGCTTACGCCAATTTCAACATCACGGTCACGCGGGGCAGGAAAGGTGAGATGATCGTGAGCCGAGTGCCGATTCCGCCGATGCGCGACGACCTCAAGCAGATCGTGGAGGAGAACAAGTGACTGCGACAGCGAGGGTGGCGGGGGTGGGGGCGGGGGCGGGGGCGGCTTCGCACGACGTCGTCAAGAGCGGCCAGCGCGCAGCCGCGCGCAGCGACCAGAGTGCCGGCGGTGAGGCGAAGCGGGCGACCTTTCACGTCTGGCGCGGTGACGGTGCTGGTGGCGAGTTCAAGAGCTACGAGACCTCGGTTTCCGAGGGGATGGTGGTCCTCGACGCGATTCATCAGATCCAGGCGGAGAGCGCGAACGATTTGGCCGTGCGGTGGAACTGCAAGGCAGGGAAATGTGGGTCATGCTCGGCCGAAGTGAACGGCATGCCGAAGCTCATGTGCATGACGCGCCTCAATGATCTCGACCTCGACGAGCCGGTGACCGTCGAGCCGATGCACGCTTTTCCTGTCGTTCGCGACCTGGTGACGGACGTGTCATGGAATTTCGAGGTGAAGAAGCGCATCAGGAAGTTCACGCCTCGCGCGCCCGATGCGCCGGACGGGACCTGGCGTATGGCTCAGTCCGATGTGGATCGCGTGCAGGAATTCAGGAAATGCGTCGAGTGCTTTCTCTGCCAGGACGTGTGTCACGTGCTGCGCGATCACCAGAAGCACGACGAGTTCATCGGCCCGCGCTTTCTCGTCCATGTCGCCGCGCTGGAGATGCATCCGCTCGACACCGAAAATCGCGTCGACGAGCTGCGGACGGCCCACGGTATCGGCTACTGCAACATCACAAAGTGCTGCACGAGGGTGTGCCCCGAGAACATCACTATCACCGACAACGCGATCATCCCTCTCAAGGAGCGGGTGGTGGACCAGCATTATGATCCGTTGCGAGGATTAGTGAGACTCTTCAGGCGAGGCAAGTAAAGCAACTACAACCGCTTCGCCACAGAGCCACAGAGAACACAGAGAACGGCAAAAATAGGGGGAACAGCACCCGCCGCCCCGATACCGTTCGTCGTCGCAGTTGTAGTCAACCAAAAAAAACCGAGGAGCCTTCATTGGCGAAGGTCTATGAGCAGCGCTGGAATGGCTGCTTGTCGTTCTCTGTGCTCTCTGTGTCTCTGTGGCAAGCTCGCAGATCTGTCACATCCAACGAGTGGTGACGCGCCAGGGTCATATCTCGTTTGAACTCGGCCCGCGACGTGCAGGCACGTCCCCCGTGTGCACGGAATTGAAAACGCTTTGCATCATCGCTGGCCTTGTCGCGTGTGGCTCCGATCCTGCAACCGGCCCGGTGATCATTCCTGCGGAATTCGCTCTCTCCGTTCAGGAAGTCGTGTCCGGGCTGTCGAATCCAGTGTATGTCACCGCACCGGCGGGTGACGCGCGCCTCTTCGTGGTGGAGCAGGCCGGCCGCATTCGGATCGTCAAGAACGGGCAGCTGCTCCCGACGCCGTTTCTGGACATTGCCGCGAGAGTGTCGAGCGGAGGCGAGCGCGGCCTTCTGAGCTTCGCTTTCCATCCCTCATACGCGGCGCGCGGATTCTTCTTTGTCCACTTCACCGACCTCTCCGGCAATACGCGTGTCGAGCGGTTTTCCCGGTCAAGCGACCCGGATGTCGCTCTGCCCTCGTCGTCGAAGCTAATCTTGACCGTCGCTCAGCCTTTTCCGAATCACAATGGCGGTCTCAACCTGTTCGGCCCGGACGGCATGCTTTACATCGGTCTCGGCGACGGAGGCAGCGGGGGCGACCCGTTTGGAAATGGTCAGAATCGTAATGCGTTGCTCGGCAAGATCCTCCGTATCGACGTCGATCGCGGTGACCCGTACGTCATTCCCGCCGACAATCCGTTCGTGGGTCAGCAGGGAGCGCGAGGTGAGATCTGGGCATTGGGCCTTCGCAATCCATGGCGCTTCGCCTTCGATCGAACGGGCGGTGTGCTGTACATCGCGGATGTCGGCCAGGATCGCTTCGAGGAAGTGAACGCTGTCCCGGCGAATCGCGGGGCCGTCAACTACGGATGGAACACGATGGAGGCGGCGTCGTGCTTCGGCTCATCGTCCTGCAGCCAGCAGGGCCTCGAGCTCCCGGTTCTGTTCTACCCTCGGGCCGGCGGCGCCTGCGCCGTCACCGGCGGATTCGTGTACCGTGGCGCAAGTCTCCCCGAAATCGCCGGGCATTATTTCTATTCGGACTATTGTGCCGGATTCCTGAAGAGCTTTCAATTTCAGGCTGGGTCCGCCGTTGAGCAGCGAACCTGGGATGTCGGGAGCATAGGCTCGATTACCTCCTTCGGGGAAGACGGCGCCAGTGAGCTCTACATGACCTCCTCGAACGGCCGGGTGTATAGGATTATCCGCCGCCCGTGAAACTCTCTCCCTCGCCTGTCTGCCCTTCATTGCGCTGCTTACATTGCGAGCTTAACCCGCGGTTCGGACCATGACGGGTCAACAGGTGGTGTAATTGGCAATCGATCTTCGCGGGCAGCTTCAGAACATTCTTGGAGACACCTACGAGCTGGAGCGCGAGCTCGGCGCGGGTGGAATGGCCCGCGTATTCATCGCGACAGAGTCAGCGCTCGGCAGGAAAGTCGTCATCAAGGTTCTTCCGCCGGAGATTGCGGCGGGGGTAAAGGTCGAGCGATTCAAGCGGGAGATTCAGTTTCTCGCGCGTCTGAATCATCCGCACATCGTGCCGATGCTGGCGGCGGGCGGCGAGGGCGGTCTCTCGTACTATGTGATGCCCTTCATGCAGGGCGAGTCGCTCCGCGCGCGGCTCTTGCAGCATGGCGCGCTTCCGCAAACTCAGGTGGTGCGGACGCTGCGCGAGGTTGCGACGGCGCTGACGTTCGCGCACGAAAACGGAATCGTCCACCGCGACATCAAGCCCGACAACGTTCTGCTCATCGGCGGGTCGGCGATGGTCACGGATTTCGGTGTGGCGAAAGCGCTGTCCGTGTCGACGGGCGACGGAGATCCGAATGCGCTCACTTCGCTTGGTATCGCGCTCGGCACTCCCAGCTATATCGCTCCGGAGCAGGCGACGGCCGACCCGACGACCGACCACCGTGCGGATCTTTATTCGCTCGGGGCGATGGCGTACGAGATGCTGTCTGGCCGAACGCCGTTTTCGGCGCGATCTCCGCAGGCAATGCTGGTCGCGCACATCAGCGAGCCGCCGGTGCCTCTCATCGAGCGCAAGCCGGACGTCTTTCCATCGCTCAATGTGCTTGTCATGCGTTGTCTGGAGAAATCGGCGGACAT is part of the Gemmatimonadaceae bacterium genome and encodes:
- a CDS encoding succinate dehydrogenase/fumarate reductase iron-sulfur subunit; this translates as MTATARVAGVGAGAGAASHDVVKSGQRAAARSDQSAGGEAKRATFHVWRGDGAGGEFKSYETSVSEGMVVLDAIHQIQAESANDLAVRWNCKAGKCGSCSAEVNGMPKLMCMTRLNDLDLDEPVTVEPMHAFPVVRDLVTDVSWNFEVKKRIRKFTPRAPDAPDGTWRMAQSDVDRVQEFRKCVECFLCQDVCHVLRDHQKHDEFIGPRFLVHVAALEMHPLDTENRVDELRTAHGIGYCNITKCCTRVCPENITITDNAIIPLKERVVDQHYDPLRGLVRLFRRGK
- a CDS encoding PQQ-dependent sugar dehydrogenase, with amino-acid sequence MKTLCIIAGLVACGSDPATGPVIIPAEFALSVQEVVSGLSNPVYVTAPAGDARLFVVEQAGRIRIVKNGQLLPTPFLDIAARVSSGGERGLLSFAFHPSYAARGFFFVHFTDLSGNTRVERFSRSSDPDVALPSSSKLILTVAQPFPNHNGGLNLFGPDGMLYIGLGDGGSGGDPFGNGQNRNALLGKILRIDVDRGDPYVIPADNPFVGQQGARGEIWALGLRNPWRFAFDRTGGVLYIADVGQDRFEEVNAVPANRGAVNYGWNTMEAASCFGSSSCSQQGLELPVLFYPRAGGACAVTGGFVYRGASLPEIAGHYFYSDYCAGFLKSFQFQAGSAVEQRTWDVGSIGSITSFGEDGASELYMTSSNGRVYRIIRRP
- a CDS encoding serine/threonine-protein kinase → MAIDLRGQLQNILGDTYELERELGAGGMARVFIATESALGRKVVIKVLPPEIAAGVKVERFKREIQFLARLNHPHIVPMLAAGGEGGLSYYVMPFMQGESLRARLLQHGALPQTQVVRTLREVATALTFAHENGIVHRDIKPDNVLLIGGSAMVTDFGVAKALSVSTGDGDPNALTSLGIALGTPSYIAPEQATADPTTDHRADLYSLGAMAYEMLSGRTPFSARSPQAMLVAHISEPPVPLIERKPDVFPSLNVLVMRCLEKSADMRPQTAEEIVGLLDAIVTPRDEVVAASNGDGADRLEPELIQTPPGTPADATNTTSYTIYLLAGAVAIIGIGVLIAKWLI